A genome region from Leifsonia sp. Root112D2 includes the following:
- a CDS encoding thiamine pyrophosphate-binding protein — protein MKRTAADDLLDVLASWGVSKVFSCPGSTEAAILDALMDRDDMELFLTTHESAAVSIADGYSRATGAPSVVYLHANGGLTNGLANLAAAQLAYSPVVVLNGLKPRSIQSRAGFTTARRMRDFVHQYVKDDWQCLSSEAIAEDVNRAFRTAMIEPTGPVWVGLSQDLLESPSSAPAPGADGFTFDSRTVPSASAIRAAADVIAQSRHPVIVAGSEVARSGAIDDVIRLSETLRVPVLHEDRRALERPGFPTDHPNFRGQYEPAHPLVQGADLLVFLGARLFNEFEPPTSPQLPAGVKIIHSHTDARQIALIHGVDVGLVGDQGLIAQELLAALSERPPQHEFVLPEREADPAPRASTTDGGALKALDVVDTITDALRGAVIVGDATTAGGVLQTRAHQHSGNDYFVSSSGSLGWGMGAALGIKMGLPQRRVAAILGDGVFQFGIPALWSAARQNIPVTYVVINNQRYAAVGAALQRYHGKAAERQVYPGTDIAGVNIAEVSSAFGVPGQRVDTLEDLRSAIDAADGVEHPVLIEVMTDTEQLRP, from the coding sequence ATGAAACGAACTGCCGCAGACGACCTCCTCGACGTGCTCGCCAGCTGGGGTGTATCGAAAGTGTTCAGCTGTCCGGGCAGCACGGAGGCCGCCATCCTTGATGCCTTGATGGATCGGGACGACATGGAGCTGTTTCTGACAACGCACGAGAGCGCGGCAGTATCCATAGCCGACGGCTATTCGCGGGCAACGGGTGCTCCGAGTGTGGTCTACCTCCACGCCAACGGGGGGCTCACCAACGGCCTGGCCAACCTGGCGGCCGCGCAACTTGCCTACTCTCCGGTCGTCGTCTTGAACGGACTGAAGCCGAGGTCCATTCAGTCTCGCGCCGGGTTCACGACGGCTCGTCGCATGCGTGACTTCGTGCACCAATACGTCAAGGATGATTGGCAGTGCCTGAGCTCAGAGGCGATCGCAGAAGACGTCAATCGGGCCTTCCGCACGGCCATGATTGAGCCGACCGGCCCGGTATGGGTGGGGCTGAGTCAGGACTTGCTGGAGTCGCCCAGCAGTGCACCGGCACCAGGCGCAGACGGATTCACTTTCGACTCCCGCACGGTGCCCTCCGCCTCGGCCATTCGCGCCGCGGCGGACGTGATTGCGCAGTCCCGGCATCCGGTCATCGTTGCTGGAAGCGAGGTCGCGCGGTCCGGCGCGATTGACGATGTCATTCGTCTCAGCGAGACACTGCGAGTCCCGGTTCTGCACGAGGACAGGCGTGCGTTGGAGCGCCCCGGATTCCCGACCGATCATCCGAACTTTCGCGGGCAGTACGAGCCGGCGCATCCGCTCGTGCAGGGAGCCGACCTGCTCGTGTTTCTGGGCGCGCGCCTGTTCAACGAGTTCGAGCCGCCCACCAGTCCGCAGTTGCCAGCTGGCGTCAAGATCATCCACAGCCACACGGATGCGCGGCAGATCGCACTCATCCACGGCGTGGATGTCGGGCTGGTCGGAGACCAGGGGCTTATTGCCCAGGAGCTGCTGGCCGCGTTGTCTGAGCGGCCGCCCCAGCACGAATTCGTGCTCCCGGAACGCGAGGCGGATCCGGCGCCGCGGGCGAGCACGACCGATGGTGGCGCCTTGAAGGCGCTGGACGTGGTCGATACCATCACCGATGCGCTGCGCGGGGCGGTAATCGTCGGCGACGCGACCACCGCAGGCGGAGTTCTGCAGACGCGGGCGCACCAGCATTCCGGTAACGACTATTTCGTGTCGAGTTCCGGTTCGCTCGGCTGGGGCATGGGTGCGGCGCTGGGCATCAAAATGGGCCTGCCGCAACGACGGGTCGCCGCCATCCTCGGCGACGGCGTCTTCCAGTTCGGCATTCCCGCTCTGTGGAGTGCCGCGCGGCAGAACATCCCGGTCACCTACGTCGTGATCAACAACCAGCGCTATGCGGCGGTCGGTGCGGCATTGCAGCGGTACCACGGCAAGGCAGCAGAGCGGCAGGTGTATCCGGGTACCGATATCGCCGGTGTGAACATCGCCGAGGTCAGTTCGGCCTTCGGCGTTCCGGGGCAACGGGTCGACACGCTGGAGGATTTGAGGAGTGCCATCGACGCCGCGGACGGTGTCGAGCATCCGGTGTTGATCGAGGTCATGACCGACACGGAGCAGCTCAGGCCATGA
- a CDS encoding ABC transporter ATP-binding protein, which translates to MVQAQRVGDKAMTAVANNREDAQQQGAVLAVRDLRQVYNVGRPAEREAIHDISFSVEKGEFVCVVGPSGAGKTTLLRCLSGLLRPTEGEVLFEGRSLDKVPDRLSVVFQDYSRSLFPWLTVAGNIAVPLKVAGLKDAARKARIDEVLHAVGLGAVGRQYPWQLSGGMQQRVAIARSLAHQPELLLMDEPFASVDAQTRFDLEDLILKVKVEYDVTVVLVTHDIDEALYLADRVVVLSNSPSRLRTILDIPMERPRNQLVTRSSEQFGRLRTELLKLVTE; encoded by the coding sequence ATGGTGCAGGCACAACGGGTGGGAGACAAAGCAATGACAGCGGTGGCCAACAATCGCGAAGACGCGCAGCAACAGGGTGCGGTGCTGGCAGTTCGGGACCTCCGACAGGTGTACAACGTCGGGAGGCCGGCCGAACGGGAGGCGATTCACGACATCTCCTTCTCTGTTGAGAAGGGCGAGTTCGTCTGCGTCGTTGGGCCCAGTGGCGCAGGCAAGACCACTTTGCTGCGCTGCCTGAGCGGACTCTTAAGGCCGACTGAGGGCGAGGTGCTCTTCGAGGGCCGCAGCCTGGACAAGGTGCCCGACCGGCTCAGCGTCGTCTTTCAGGATTACAGTCGTTCGCTGTTCCCCTGGCTGACCGTTGCGGGCAACATTGCCGTACCGCTCAAGGTTGCGGGACTCAAGGATGCTGCGCGTAAGGCCCGCATCGACGAGGTGTTGCACGCCGTCGGCCTTGGGGCAGTCGGCAGGCAATATCCGTGGCAGCTCTCGGGCGGCATGCAGCAACGTGTGGCGATAGCACGCTCTCTCGCGCATCAGCCGGAATTGTTGTTGATGGACGAGCCGTTCGCCTCGGTGGATGCACAAACGCGTTTCGACCTGGAGGATCTCATTCTCAAGGTCAAGGTGGAATACGACGTGACGGTCGTTCTGGTCACGCACGACATCGATGAAGCGCTGTATCTGGCCGACCGTGTCGTCGTGCTGTCGAATTCGCCCAGTCGGCTGCGCACCATTCTGGATATCCCCATGGAGCGCCCACGCAATCAGCTGGTCACCCGCTCCAGCGAGCAGTTTGGAAGGCTGCGAACAGAGCTCCTGAAGCTTGTGACGGAATAG